In the genome of Chitinivibrionales bacterium, the window CGCAACGGCAATCTTGTCAATGATAACCGCCGCGAGATCGGTATCTGCTATAATGACGGGCCCTTTGGTTCTGGAATTATTATTGAAGGGGGAACAAGCAACGATTCCTGCTATATGCATCTGACAGTTGCCGAAGGGCATCGGCATAACGGCACGCGGGATACCGGTGTCGTGATCGATCTTACTACCGATGGTGTTGCCGTTGAGATCGGTGATGATTATACGCGGATCGAATGGCTCCGGATCACCGACTGGAGCGAAAGTGGAGATGATGGATTACGAATTACAGGCGTCAGTACGATCCTGAATCCTCTTGTCCAGTATGTTATCATGCATGACAATCCCGGCGCGGGGAATGCCATAAATGCAGATGGCGGAACAGGAACACGAACGCCGACGTTTCGTAATTGCATTATTCATGATGTCGGCGGTGACGGGATTATCGCATTCGGCTCTGGAACCAGCATGAAAATTCATAATTTCACGATCCATAATCCGGGGCTTTTCGGTGTTCATATCCGTGACGGCAATACCAGTGAAGTACGAAATGTTATCGTTACCGGCAGTGACAGCACATGTTTTTATACCCATAACAGCTCAAACTATTCTCCTGCATCCAATAATATCAGCTCCGACCAGTCCGCCCCGGGAACCGATTCTCTCCGGAATGCATCACCTATCCAAATTTATGTTGATCCTTCACGTGGAGACCTGCGCCTTGCTCCCGGATCGCCGGCTATCGATAGGGGAGCTTCAGTTGCGGGTGTAATTGATGACATCGATGGCGACTCCAGACCTTTGGGGGGGACGTGGGATGTTGGCGCAGATGAATATAACGTGTCCAAAGTTCCTCCGGCAAATGCGGTTATCACGCCGGGAGACACAGCGATTTCCGAAGGCGCCTCGATTACCTTTACAGCATCTGCCGACGGGGTGGTAACCACGTATCAATGGCTGCATAATGGTTCTCCTGTTGGATCGAACCAGTCAACCTATGCGATAATGAATGCCGGTTCATCGCACGCCGGAGTCTACAGGGTGGCAGTTTCCAATGCAAACGGTACGGATACGGCGGAAGCCGTGACACTGACAGTGGTGAGTCCGGTTACCGTCACTTTGCACCCATCACCCCCCGATACCACACTCGACCATAACGCCGGACATTTCATCACCTATTCCGTTTCAGTGACCGGTGGCGGGGGAACACTGGGCTATCACTGGCTCAAAGACGGCGTCCCGATGTCAGGAAAAACTTCGTCGAGTCTTACGCTTACCAATGTGCAGTACTCTGATTCAGGCTCCTATTCCTGCCGGGTATATTTCGGGGGCGATACGGTGGAGTCATCAGCGGCACGGCTCCGGGTGGGATTTGCGCCTGCTATTACGGCCGATCCGGTTGCACAGACAGTCCAGGAATATCAACCCGCTTCGTTTTATGTGACCGTTTCGGGAACAGCACCTTTTACATGGCAATGGTACAAAAACGGCGATTCGATAAGTACCAGCACAAATCCAACCGCCGATGATTCGGTGTTGTCATTGCCCATATCCTCGTTGACCGATTCGGGCTATTACAGTGTCAAGGTTAGCAATGAAAAGGGAAATGACTCTTCTGCGGCTGCGAAGCTGACCGTAACGCACCGTCCCCCGGTAATCAACCTTCAGCCAAAAGATACAACGGTCGCACAGGATGCACCGGTCTCTTTTTCATGCGATGCCGCAGGCTCTGCGCAACTGACATTTACCTGGATCCGGTATGATGGGGGAATCGATACCGCTGGAACCGGAAAAACACTCACCATTCCTGCCGCGGCACATGCCGACAGCGGGGATTTCTTTTTCTGCGTGGTCTCCAATGCTGCGGGCGTGGATACCAGCGATACCGTGCATTTTCATGTTGTGCCCCCGGTAAATGCATTTTTTAAAGTAAGCGATTCGATTGGTCCGTCACCCTTTAAATTGACACTGACCGACAGCTCAACCGGAAACAACAGCATGACATGGTATCCCGGATTTGATTCACCGATGGCGGCAGGGATGTATATTTTGCAGATAAAGGCTTTTGATACAAGGGGTAAACTGACAGGGAAGTATAAGACCCGACTGACATCTGTAAGGTGAAAATGATTTTCTCGTGACTATCCACCAAACCGTTTTGTGGGTTTGAACCGTCGATCCTGCTTTTCCCACTTCTGGCTGTCGGGCAAATTAAATTCCGGATATCGTTCGATCATCTGTTTGTGGTTTTCCCGTATGAAATACTTATCAAGATCGCCTTTTGGATCGAGATTCAGGTAGCGATTTGACCACACCATCGCCGATTCGGGAATTTCTTTGTAAAATCGATAGAGTACATAGAGATTTTTTGCAGCCACCGGATTGTCGGGATCCAGAGAAAAGACCGTTTTCAGCTCCTTTTCGGCCAGGTCGTAGTTGCCGGTTTTGACATACAGTGCCGAAAGATCGATATGAGCGGGAATATATTCATTTTCCAGTCGAAGGACTTCAAAGTATTCCGATTCAGCTCTGGAAAACCATCCTTTTTCGAGGTAAAGACGGGCTGTGTAATATCGGGCTTCTCTGTTGTCGGGGTCGGCTTGAACAGCTTTTTTCAGGTAATGTTCGGCTTTATCTGCTTCCGGGCATGAAAGCCAGTCGTCAACATTTGCGCCATAATTTTTCCAGTTTTCTTTTTCTTGCCGTTCCCAGGCTCTGGCCAGCCATATCTTTCCATATAAGGTGTAGAGCTCACTCATATTATTGCTTTTCGGCTCGATTTTGCTTATCACCGCAAGTGCTTCATCATACTTCATTTCTTTAAAGAGTCGCTCGGAATTTGCAAGGCTCGGAGACCACCGCCCCAAAATAAATTTAATGGAGAAAAAGGCTACTATACTGAACAGGGCACAAATAAGACCGATAAGAATAATAGCCGGAGACGATATCCCTTTTTGTGATGGTATTGTTGACTTGGACATTTTTTTATTCGACAATAATTTTAGCAACATCACTCAACGATATTCTGAAAACACCGTCTTTTGTTTTACCCGCAATACTTGGTACTACACAGATATAGGCCTTTGGTTCCGAAAGACCAGGCTTCGGCCTGGTCGATGATTCGAACGCTTCACCCGATTTCAGGTTGATTTTTGTAAGAAGATAATAGAGTTGACGTTCAAATTGAACCATTTCCGAAGGATCGATCTGAATCTCTTCGACCTCTTTGAGCTTGATATATCGTATTGTTTCATGCTGAAGGATCTTTAGGTTTTTGCCCTCGGCAAGCCCCATACGTTTGACCTCAACATTGAAATCGGCGTGATTGAATATTGTTCCTTCAATACCGCATCCGGATAAAAGAAATGCGGAAACCGAAAAAAATATAAACAATAAAGAATGCATGCGATGTATCATGCGGGTATTCCCTTGTCCTTTAAAAACTCTTCTTCGGATTTATAGGTTTTAATCAGACGGGTAATTCCTACCATCTCGAGGACCGTGCGCACCTGGTTTTCTTCGGCAATTATATAAATAGATCCATTATTCTCCTGAACATCGCAGAGACAGTGAATGAAAATACTGATACCGGCGCTGTCGAGATATGTGGTCCGTTCCAGATTAAAAACGAAATGATGAGTCCCTTCACTAATCAGCCCGGATATTTCATTATCGAGCTCTTTGGTGCTTACTTCGGTATCGATATTCCCGATAATATGGACCATTTTGAATTTACCCTTGTCTTCTAATTCATACTGCATGCAATACCTCCTTGTTTATTGATTATACATTATTTCACGTTCAAAAAATAAGTGAATGTAACCAAGACTTTCTTCAAAAAAATTTTCAGTAAGTACCCATCCCTCCCGCTGCATTCTTGCAGTTACCGACTCAACTTCATCAAAAATTCTCTTCGGGCTGCGTCTGAAACCGACACGGATCTTTCGTTCGGCTGTTTCTTTCATAGCGTAAGGATGAGGTTAAGGTTGAGTATTGGTTATGTTCGTTACCAGTTTTCTTCGTTTAATGCCGGACGAAACGCCGGAATTGAGTTATAGGCTTCCTGTAAGGCACCCCAGATAAATTCGGCGTCTCCCTCTGTTCCATTCAGGATGTTACCAACCGTTGAGATTCGCCATACGACTTCTGTGTTTTCGATGTCCCATAATTCTGTTTCACATCGCAATGTTTTCTTGATATTGCGTTCGAAGTCTCGAATGGTAGCACTGTTTTTTATACTCGTTACCAGAAGATAATCGGCTTTCATATGTGCCCAAACCGAATCGCTGGTCTGGGCGGCGAGAACATCTCCTTCAAAAAGAGCCCCATAGAAGCTGTTGAGAGCCGCTTTGTCATGAGCAGAATAATAGGTGGATTCAAAGTGATTTCTAAAAACAAATTTCAGGTCGGGGCGCCGTTTCAAAAGCCACTGGGCTTGCCTTGAGGGGGAAAGCATGCCTGTCGTATCGAAACCATTTTCCAGGGTAACCGGGAGCAGTAGGATTGTCCGGTGAGAAAAATCGGCCCCATCAAAGTCGTCCGATTGGTACAGTAATTTCGTGGCATAGCCTGCTCGAGACGCACAGCCTGTCATTACCGCAACAGCCACAATTATTCCTATGTATCGATACAGCCTGATTTTACCCGGATTCCCGTTTGTGTTTATCACCTGATTTTGCCTCGTATCTCCAACCCCGTCAGCTATTAATTATATAACCAATTGCCAATAAAATCAAAGGTTTTCAGAATTTCTTGATCTTGAAATAGAGGATCATTGTCAGGGCTGTGGCAGCCATGAGACCCAGGGCTCCGAAATAACCCCAGCGAAGTTCAAGTTCGGGCATATACTTAAAATTCATACCGTAAACGCCGGCAATAAATGACAGGGGGATAAAAATGGTGGCAATTATTGTGAGAACTTTCATGACTTCATTCATTCGATTACTCATGATGGTGATGTACATGTCAAGTAGTCCCGCGAGTACTTCTCTGAATGTTTCGAGGGTTTCGATCACCTGGATGGTATGATCGTAGAGATCGCGAAGAAAGGGGACAGTAGTTTCATTGATAAAATTTGATTCATGACGCATGAGTGAATTGACGACCTCCCGCAGGGGCCAGATCGATCGTCGCAAAAGAATAACTTTCCGTCGAATTGCATGAATTTTAGCCGAGGTTTCGGATGAAAAGTCGCTGATAACTTCGTTTTCCAGTATTTCAATCTCTTCTGCAAGATTTGCCATCACATTGAAATAATTATCCACAATAGCATCCATGAGCGCATAGGCCAGATAATCGGCACCCATTTTCCTAATTCTTCCACCGCTTTTTCTGATCCTCTCCCTGATTATATCAAAGACATCACCATGATGTTCCTGAAAGGAGAGAACAGTGTTTTTATTCAGTATCAGACTGACCTGTTCGCTCTGGATATGACTATTGCCCGGTACCTGGTAGATCATTTTAAGGACAAAGAATAGATAATCGTCATGTTCTTCCATTTTAGGACGCTGGTTGATATTACAGATATCCTCGAGTACCAGGTCGTGCAAAGAAAAGGTATCGCCAACAGATTGCATCAGGGAAATATCACCCAGACCATCGATATTGAGCCAGACTATTGAATCATTCTTTTTGCATTCTGAGAAATCTCTTTGGGTTATCTCCTTTTCCTGCATCTGATCCGGATTATAGCGGAACATACCAATACGAACCGACTGCGATTTGAGCTCTTCTTCCGGAACAAGTGTTCCTGGTGGAAGACCTATGTTTTTGTCATACCATCGAAAGAGACGCAATCCGGATTTAATCATCGGCTCCAGTGGATTCATCACTCGGTCCCCTTCAGGGATTCGGTATTCTGATTTTCCTGATTTTTTACCATCAGGGGATTAATTTCTTCTCCCCAGTAGATCGTGCGATGGGGGAATGGTATTTCGATACCCCGTTCGTCAAAAATCTTTTTGAGTCTCCGGCGATATTCCCGTCCGACAGCCCATTGCATGATCGGTTTGGTTTTCAGCCGTGCTTTGACTACCACCGCACTGTCGCTGAAAGAATCGACGCCGAAAATTT includes:
- a CDS encoding tetratricopeptide repeat protein; translated protein: MLLKLLSNKKMSKSTIPSQKGISSPAIILIGLICALFSIVAFFSIKFILGRWSPSLANSERLFKEMKYDEALAVISKIEPKSNNMSELYTLYGKIWLARAWERQEKENWKNYGANVDDWLSCPEADKAEHYLKKAVQADPDNREARYYTARLYLEKGWFSRAESEYFEVLRLENEYIPAHIDLSALYVKTGNYDLAEKELKTVFSLDPDNPVAAKNLYVLYRFYKEIPESAMVWSNRYLNLDPKGDLDKYFIRENHKQMIERYPEFNLPDSQKWEKQDRRFKPTKRFGG
- a CDS encoding anti-sigma factor antagonist (This anti-anti-sigma factor, or anti-sigma factor antagonist, belongs to a family that includes characterized members SpoIIAA, RsbV, RsfA, and RsfB.); protein product: MQYELEDKGKFKMVHIIGNIDTEVSTKELDNEISGLISEGTHHFVFNLERTTYLDSAGISIFIHCLCDVQENNGSIYIIAEENQVRTVLEMVGITRLIKTYKSEEEFLKDKGIPA
- the corA gene encoding magnesium/cobalt transporter CorA yields the protein MIKSGLRLFRWYDKNIGLPPGTLVPEEELKSQSVRIGMFRYNPDQMQEKEITQRDFSECKKNDSIVWLNIDGLGDISLMQSVGDTFSLHDLVLEDICNINQRPKMEEHDDYLFFVLKMIYQVPGNSHIQSEQVSLILNKNTVLSFQEHHGDVFDIIRERIRKSGGRIRKMGADYLAYALMDAIVDNYFNVMANLAEEIEILENEVISDFSSETSAKIHAIRRKVILLRRSIWPLREVVNSLMRHESNFINETTVPFLRDLYDHTIQVIETLETFREVLAGLLDMYITIMSNRMNEVMKVLTIIATIFIPLSFIAGVYGMNFKYMPELELRWGYFGALGLMAATALTMILYFKIKKF